In the Telopea speciosissima isolate NSW1024214 ecotype Mountain lineage chromosome 2, Tspe_v1, whole genome shotgun sequence genome, one interval contains:
- the LOC122650541 gene encoding RNA polymerase-associated protein LEO1-like: MAHKHLHELICEDQEPFVLQNYIEEKRCQLKRSVTRDHLQVKRRKPISGNSTFPASFCKNACFFSFHDSPDLRKSPLFDFSSPLRSPCGGTSNKLFVHIPSRTAALLLEAALRIQKQPSSSKPQATGKNLCSGFFGSILKRINLCKRNQSPQIKGNKMRVSVKDILRWDSSDGRKAFAMEKRQDQEKRETLEGNRAVSEMGLSCSCNSRVSSIWSESNEDKSEDLETSSSRSDDEAFCSSPFRFSLRNSPSDGQRTPEFGSPATSPRCHIKEVKHKEEGSEGGRQSCVRKKEYENKEKEQCSPVCVLDQPFDTDVDDDDNEGDNNNNNSDDGDHRHHQSDSDLEESEGEELNMDDHNHRRFEEEEEEEHSYDDDDALERSFAIVQRPKQQLLHKLRRFERLVDLNPIELEKRMLEVDDEEEEEECDDEEAENNKDTFVESVYGRFKEGKGKGKEKTTGDMKRLILDLITEEGRRRRNEDNIDGIDKEVVINNVSKRFEAWNEVESDTIDMMVDLELRREGEEWKRCQEQVSEMAIEIEFAILGLLLQELFDEVVCS, translated from the exons ATGGCTCATAAACATCTACATGAGCTCATATGCGAAGATCAAGAACCTTTCGTTCTACAGAACTACATTGAAGAGAAACGTTGCCAGCTGAAAAGATCTGTAACTAGAGACCACCTACAGGTTAAGAGGCGAAAACCCATCTCTGGCAACTCCACTTTCCCTGCTAGCTTCTGTAAAAATGCTTGCTTTTTCTCCTTCCATGACTCTCCGGACTTAAGAAAATCCCCTCTGTTCGATTTCTCTTCCCCACTGAGAAGCCCATGTGGTGGAACTTCGAATAAGCTCTTCGTTCATATTCCATCAAGAACAGCAGCCCTTCTGCTTGAAGCTGCTCTCCGGATTCAGAAGCAGCCATCTTCTTCTAAACCCCAAGCCACTGGTAAGAATCTGTGTTCTGGGTTCTTCGGATCGATATTGAAGAGGATAAACCTCTGCAAGAGGAATCAAAGTCCACAAATAAAAGGGAACAAGATGAGAGTTTCGGTTAAGGATATCTTGAGGTGGGATTCGTCTGATGGGCGCAAAGCATTTGCAATGGAGAAGCGACAAGATCAAGAAAAAAGGGAGACTTTGGAGGGGAACAGAGCTGTTTCAGAGATGGGTTTATCGTGTTCATGTAACAGCAGAGTTAGCAGTATTTGGTCTGAGAGTAACGAAGACAAATCTGAAGATTTGGAGACTTCAAGTAGCAGGTCTGATGACGAG GCATTTTGTTCGAGTCCCTTCCGATTCTCCCTTCGAAATAGCCCCTCCGATGGTCAGCGAACGCCGGAATTCGGGTCTCCGGCGACGTCTCCTAGATGCCACATAAAAGAG GTGAAGCACAAGGAAGAAGGAAGTGAAGGAGGTAGGCAGAGTTGCGTAAGGAAGAAGGAGTACGAGAATAAAGAGAAGGAACAATGCAGCCCCGTGTGTGTGTTGGACCAGCCCTTCGACACCGAcgttgatgatgatgacaacgagggagacaacaacaacaacaacagcgaTGACGGTGACCACCGACACCATCAGTCAGATTCTGACCTTGAGGAAAGCGAAGGGGAAGAGTTGAACATGGATGACCACAACCACCGTCGAtttgaagaggaggaggaggaggagcatagttacgatgatgatgatgcgcTCGAGCGCAGCTTTGCCATCGTTCAGA GACCAAAGCAACAACTTTTGCACAAACTGAGAAGATTTGAAAGACTTGTAGATTTAAATCCCATTGAGCTCGAGAAGAGAATGTTGGAggtagatgatgaagaagaagaagaagaatgtgaTGATGAAGAAGCTGAAAATAATAAAGATACTTTTGTTGAATCAGTATACGGGCGGTTTAAAGAGggaaaggggaaggggaaagagaagacaaCAGGGGATATGAAGCGACTCATATTAGACTTGATCactgaggaaggaagaagaagaaggaatgaaGATAATATTGATGGTATTGATAAGGAGGTGGTGATCAACAATGTGAGCAAGAGATTTGAGGCATGGAATGAGGTGGAATCAGACACCATAGACATGATGGTTGATTTGGAGTTGAGAAGGGAGGGTGAAGAATGGAAGAGATGCCAAGAGCAAGTTAGTGAGATGGCGATTGAGATCGAATTTGCCATCTTGGGATTATTGTTGCAGGAACTCTTTGATGAAGTTGTATGCTCATAG